Below is a genomic region from Phragmites australis chromosome 20, lpPhrAust1.1, whole genome shotgun sequence.
ttactctttgctaatctaaaaatcatgaaaccaattttgttagtcttcttacgtgatcctatgtctttcaaaaatacatgaaatcatgaaatagttattgttacatgcaggattgtgaaatgtgttgcaactagattaatttataactaatcTATCACACctacaaaattagtgaaactacttttattagtttacttatactatgctttatgtaggaaaaataatgatagatatgaaaaagttaattacagtgttgtttctaaacatattcactttatgctcgtaaactttgtaaaaattatggagaaactaataaaattctaaatgaagtgaaatcaattttaaagatcttaTTAAGATacatcataaaatatatatatatatatgttaagctttttcttaacataacTTAATAAACGAGTtacacgcttcaacttttttttttcaaacttcctgcCTATACAATATGATACAAACGATATTAttctttaattttttgaaattaaaacTCGATTACCGAACGGTTTGTATTACTGTGTAGCTAGGTAAAACCGATAAATTCGCTTAGTAACCGTCGATAAGTTAAACGGTGGCTCCTACATATATGGCCCAAAATCTAACGGAGCCGGTGGTGTCCTGTCCCCTACCTGTGTGAGCCGCTTGCCCGCTTCTCTCCCCGCCACCGCCCCAGATTCCCATGCATGCGCCCGACGGCTCAACCGCCACCAACCCCACCGTCCGCCGATCCGGAACCAAAAGCCTACGTGCCGCGGGGGCGCACCGGCGCAGTCCATGATTGCGCGCGCTCCCAGCCCGGCTGCTGCACTGGTGCTCCCAGGTACCACCCCTACGGGCCCTACGTATACAACCATAATGTCCCAACCGAAGCTAGCTACAGTGAGGGCACAGATCTTACTGGCCTCCACGAAGATCTGCCGGgacccaaaaaaaaactttgtacGAAAAGCGATCGATGATCGGGCCGATCCACACAGTGGCTGGTGTGTCGAGCTAGCAATGGAGAACATGAACAGAACAGCCGTCTTGCTTGCAATACCATAATACAGTTACTATGTGTGCTACCAAATTTGATTTTATATGTCTGCAATTTTGCATGTTTAGCATAAAGGGAGTGTCGACTTGCTTGGCAATACCATGTGAGTGACAGTTCGGGATAGGAAATTGCCCTTCCAAGCACAGCTGGGCAACAATATTTGTCGATTGCGACTGCATCTTTTTCATCTAGCACAAGTTAGTCTTCGGTCCCAACAAGCCTGACGCTATCCGATCACCCACCCCATTCAATTATCCAAGAACCCCACATGATGATCACTGGCTAAGTGTGTGCGTGGTCCATGGATCGAGCGTGCAGTATATATGTACGACTGTTCGGCTGGTAAATATTAGGCCCATCAAACAAACTGTTTGCAACAATCTATTGACGATTCTAGATCAATTGGTCGGTCCTTCGGTGTATGAATCTCATTGTAGCATCCGATCGACCGAAGGTTATGAGCTAGAGAGGGACCATAGACTGTTCGGCTGGTAAATATTAGGTCCATCAAACAAACTGTTTGCAACAATCTATTGACAATTCTAGATCCATCGGTCGGTCTGTTGGTGCATGCAACTCATCGGTGCACGTAAGATGCTCTCGTTCTCAACTTTTACTACTACTAGGTACTCTCCAAATCTACCTTTACTGCGTATCATAGGTTAAAGGGACAATTGCTTTGGTACCATTAACATGCACAATCCGAACATGAATAAAGCTGAAACAAGTAACCGTTTCAGGTCAGCAAAGATGAAATGATGAATGACACCAACATCAAAGTTAAAATATGAATTTCTACATCCTCTTTCTAGTTCTTCTAAAACTCTCCACTACCCCACCACGCTCTCCAACACAAGAACATGTGCACACGCCTAAAGACTGACGACACACTGACCACTAGATGTAGTATGACTAAACTGATTACCCTATTCCCATATACAAAAGCGAAAGAAGAACACTCGAAGCGATTAACAAACGCAAAAGCGATTAGGAGAACATCTCAAGGCCAGCTTCTGCCTGTCGACTGGATCGATCCATGCACGTGGGCTCCATTAGCGGGCACGAGAAAAGGGCGACGAGCAAGCCAGCAGCGCATAAACTAGATTAGCTGAACCCATCTTCTCATTACTCCGCTGCAGGCAACCGAAAGATTCCCGGTCTCCGACGCATGCAATGGAATGCAGTGCAGCAGCGAAGTCGTCTCCTCATCACTCTCCTGGTCTCTCTCTTCCCTGCAGCAAAGACAGATTCAGAGGGAGTTTTTTACTGCCTGCTCCGTCATCAAATTCGAAAGCAGCAAGAGAACAGTTCAGCAGTAGATAGAATAGTGTTCAGTGTAATCTATTCCATGGACTCGAGTGCCGGTTAGTTTAATCTATTACAGGAACAAGAAATAGGAGTACTGGCAGTAGACATGGAGTAGTACAAAAGTGAGCGTTGTGATGACCTGTCTCGAGCTTTTGGCACAAACTGTTGGGGCTCGAGCTTGCTTTGCCACAAAGCAACAAAGCTGCTGTTAATGGCCGTGGCCTCCCTCGAGGTCGAGGCACAGCGTGGCGCCgaccgaagccgaggaggagaactgaagaagaggaagaagaggattcTTGACTTTCTTGGGCGTCCCGGTTTCCGAGGTGGAAAATGGGTGATGTTGTAGTTTAGGACAGTTCCAAAATTAGACTCCTTGTGGTTGTTGtacttggtggtggagtggtcAAAGATTAAAGAACCAAGTTTTGGTTTGGTCGGTTAGTGGAGCTGTGTCTGGAAGGGACAAATGGAAATTTCCATGGTTGATTAGACCTCTTGTTTAGTACTAGTAGTAGCCTTCGAGACACTGAGACAATGATACAGTCAGTGACTGTACTGATAGACAAAATGCTAGATCAATGTTGATATGGTGGTTTAGTGATCAACTAGTGATGCAACGAAACAGTGTTTGAGTTGCAGGCGTTGTTTAGCTGTGAATGAAGGAACGGCGATGAGCTTGTTTTTTACCTGCGTTTTCTTGCCTCTGTTCCTGTTGGGGTTTGGCTTGGTCTCCTAGAACGGCAGGCtcttggaggtggaggaggcggtgAGCGCCTTGAGGCTCTCCGACGACGCCGGCGCGAGGTCCTGCGGAAGCCGCGCGCGCCGCACGATGCGCCGCATGTTGCTCTGAAGGCTCTGCTGCACCAGCTGCCGAACGGCGCGCTTCTCAACGCTCATGCCGGCGTCCGCGGGTTCTCCCTCCTCCGTCTCCTCCCGGCACTCGCGCTCCTGCGGCGCCGACACGGTCGCCACGACGCCGGACGCGTTCGCGACCTGCTTGCCCTTGTCGGTGCGGAGGATCTCCAGGATCCTGGACGCGCGCTTCTGCGCGAGCGCCGTGCCCACGAGGGTGAGCTCCAGGAGCGCGGACGTGGCGCCGGCCTCGGCCATGGCCGCGCGGTCTCCGTAGCTCCGGTGCGCCAGGACCATCAGCACATAGGCCGCCTTCTCCTGGCAGCCCGGCTCGTCCGACCAGTTGAGCACGTCGACGAGGGACGGGACAACGTCAGGGGCGCGACTTACCGCGCGGCGGCCCTCGGGGCAGGCCGCCACGAGGTTGCAGAGCGCGGCGAGCGCGCGGTCCGTCACGGACGCGTCCCCCACGGCCGCCACGAGCGCCGGCGCGAGCCCCGCGGCCAACAGGTGCGGCGCATTGGCCGACGCGATGGAGAGGTTCAGGATCGCGCGCAGCGCGTCGTGGCGCGCCTGCTCCGTGGACGCACCCTCAAACGCGCGAGACAGGAAGGGGACGGCGCCGGACGCGCCGATGACGGGCTTGTTCGCGTCGAGCGCGCTGAGGCAGAGGAAGTTGGCGACGACGGCTTCCGTCAGCGCGCCGGACGCCCCGCCCTCCGCAATGCGGAGCATCTTGTGCACGGCGCCGGCCTGCACGATCGCCGCCTTGTTCCTGCGAATTACCAAATCAGAGCACGAACATGCAAGCAACTCGGCAAATCAGAACGAAAGCACCAGATCTGATCAAGAACAGAGGAGAACAGGAAATGGACTCGTAAACAAACTCACGTGTCATTGCCGATCCCCAAGTTGAGCAGCGCGTACATCGCAGCGGTCGTGATATCCTCCCCGCCGGCACCCTCATCGAGCATAGCGACGAGCGGCGGGATGGCGCCGAGCATCGCGAGCATCTCCCTCGCGCCGGCGTCGTCCTTGGCCTTCCTCCGcaccgccatcgccgcctcGACGCGGGACATACACTCGCTGCCGGCCTGAAGCGCTCCCACCACACCCTTCAGCTCCTCCAGCGCCTCCACCTTCTTCGACGCCGCATCCGCCTCGGCCTTGAAGTCGTCGCCGCATTCCGACGGCTCCGCCTTGAGCAGCTCCGCGAGCCTGTCCGACcgcggcctcggcctcggcatCCGCTGCGGCGACCGGTACGCGGTCCGGCTTCGGCAAGAaccccctcctccaccgcctccgccgcaCGTCAGGACCTCAAGAACCTTCCTCCTCATCGCGGCGGCCGAGAAGATCGGCCAGAGCCGGAACCCGCCGGCGTCGGCGTGCGCGCACCTCGCCACCATCGCGCCCGCTGCAGCTTCGGCCGCAAGTCACATTGGCCGGAGGCGGACGACACTTGGCGAGGAGAGGCGCTTGTGGGTGGCGTCCAGAGGAAGCCGTGGCGCGGCACGGATGCGCGGTTTATACGTGTAGAAGCAACGAGCGAGTGAGCAGGGACAGAGGCACTGAGCGGGTGGGACCATGTGGTCAGTCGAACAAGCTGtttttaagaataaaataaaggCTAGTTAATACTGTAAGATTTGAGCTCAGAACATCTAGTGATTCTTTAATGGTGTGCTTTACTGGATGGCTTGGCTTGTTTATGGTTATGGACTTGTAGTGGTCATACAGACAGACTAGTTACAGTTGGATCCGGCAGTGGAAGAACAATGAAAGCCTGATAAAAACAATTGTGGGCAATGCTATCAACTTTAGCTGCTCCAGATCAGCGGATGACATTTTAGGTGTGATTGGTTATCTATATGGATTGTATATGTAAGTTGAAGAGAAGGAGATTGAgcagagttatatttgttaaaaagaaaagtATTTTTGTTGTATCTGTTTAGACAGTTTGAGCTAAATTTCTGTTTAGTTGACCAAATTTGAGATCAAATAAGCGGATGCAAAAGTTAATATTATGATTGGTTGCTCATATAAAGGTAACAAGTAGATAAGTTTATATAAGCAGATGTAAGAGCCTACATCCGCTGTACCAAACTAGAATAACAAATgcggcaaccaaacacacttccTTACAAGACTATATATGTCGATAAATTGTGAACTACTGATCTAACAAACTTATTGAATAAAATAAAGGCCAGTTAATACTGTTAGATTTGAGCTCAAAACATCTAGTGATTCTTAATGGTGTGCTTTACTGGATGGATTGGCTTGTTTATGGTTATGGACTTGTAGTGGTCATACAGACAGACTAGTTACTGTTGGATCTGGCAGCGGAAGAACAATGGAAGCCTGATAAAACAATTGTGGGCAATGCTATCAACTTTAGCTGCTCCTGGTCAGCAAATGATATTTTGGGTGTGATTGGTTATCTATATAGATAGTATATGTAGGTTGAAGAGAAGCAGACTGAGCAgaattatatttgttgaaaataatAGTGTTTGGTTGTATCTGTTTAGATAGCATAAGCtaagtttctatttggttgactgaatctgagatCAAATGAGCAGATGTAAAAGTTGATATTATAATTAGTTACTCGTATAAAGGTGACAAATACACTTGTCTGTATAAGTGGATGTAGGAGTTTGTATCCGTCGGACCAAACTAGAATAATAAATACGGCAATCAAACACGCTTCTTTACGAGACTATACGTGTCGACAATTTGTGAACcgccgatctaacaaacttattaaagaaataggggatgcttgAAGTAGACGAATCGTAAGAAAAACACATGTGTTTTAAGACAGGTTTGACATCTCTAAGGATAATAAGTCTATATCTTATTTATCTTGTTTTGGTTTGAGCCTATTACAAGAGGGATGTGACTAATTTAGATGGATTTAAACCTAGTCAGTGCTTTCTTGCTCGGATTCTGTTGGTTTGTCTTGGCTTATGTAGCTCGTAATCATCGCCCTCTGGGCTCTCCCTCTGTAGAGTCCTCTGACTCCGTGTATATATGGAGTGTCATATGTTCTCTAGAGTGCTCTTTCTTGTTTTTAAAGATAAACATTCATAGTTACGAGATGTTTTGAGTACCTACGGATAGTTTTCTTTCATTTAGAGATTAAATTCTttatagagatagagatatgtctTGAGAATTATAATAAATTCTGAAAAACTTAGATACAGTAACTATCTGTTATTATTATCAACACGTATTTGCCAGACCAAGACCTCTAAATGCGGGAAACCAATCACACCTCTAGGTTCGATATGTTGTTCAAGGCCTTGTGTGCAACACACCAGCTTGACCTTGATAGATGGTGATGGAGCTGTTTTATGATTGCATTTTGGTTCATGACTGTATTATAGTGTATCCATGCAATAAAACATTTGTAGCACCTATGGATGTTGCTAAACTTTGGCAGCATGCACAGGTGAAATATAGAGGTATTTTTGACCTATGAGAGGCATTTTGACCTACGGATGTTGCTAAACTTTGGCTACCCCAATTAATTACTACAATCAACATACCAATCGGAAATAAAACATGTTCCTCCAATTTTTTCACTATGTTTTTGTTCCTCAAATACACAAGAGGGACACGCATCTTCCACTGTGCTTTTTAAGTGACCGCATTATAGAGCAGATCCAAGTCTCAAGGGAAAACAGAAGAATTTGAAACACGCCTGGCAGAGTTCTCAAAAGATCAAATCCTACTCCCCTGATATAAAGATTAGCTTACGCAGCTCAATTGCAACGCGATGCACCCACCTCTGACAGGCGAATGCATCGTGCATGCTGTGCATTCCTCGTACTGTGCTGGGTACAGTAGAACGTGCGCAGATGCGGCATGAGGGTTTGTGTCGAGATCACTGAAAATATCTCACGAGGCGCGCATGCGTCCTTGCCGGCCGGCCGCCGTTGCCGCCAGCCTCGTTGATCTCCATTAATCGGAGAGCTCAAAAGATCGTCGTCAAAGGAGGCACGGCGGCCAAGCATAGCTAAAGAATCCAGGGTTCTAGTTTAATAAACGCCACGTCGACGGTGGACTTATCTAGTTTTACTTGTTACTAATGATTTTACTGTAACAGTATTGacctttagttttttttccttaaaaagaTTTATAGATACTTAAATTTTtgtattattagatttattgtGAAATATACTTTAGTAGTATCATATGCTTTCAAATATTcataaagttttttaaaaaacgtaCAGTCAAAAGTTGCTACAGTAAATCATTAAtgataaataaatgaaaatgaAGATGATAACGGTACGGTACTTACTACTCCAGTAGCTCTCTCTAGCTCTAGATGTCAACGCAAGAAGCAGCACATGTCCTGGTCTCCTGGAGCAACAGACCAGCAGCAGTGTTCATCTTCAAACTGCATGCAGCACCGACACAGGTCACCATCGGTCAATGCATGCGCTCACATCGAAGGAACGACACCCGCTGCACATCCAGGAACGGCAAGTCCTGCTGCTGTATCGGCCTCTTTCGAGCTACTCGCTCCTGTCCGGGAGAAAGAAGAGCTGCAGTCTGCAGTGCGCCTCGTTTCGCACGACCGTACGGTGGATCGGCGTCTTGACTCTGGCTGGGCCACGCGGCGGAGCGGAGGGACAAGGGCGAACGGCTACAGGCTACAGCCCAGTGAGGAAACTCGGGATCACGCGGTGCAGGAGCGGACAGGACAGCTAGCGGAGCCGAGGAGACGGCCGTACGGCCCTGGCCCGCGGCAGCCACCGCCACCGACACTGCCCGCCCCGCTGCGTTCACAGCAGCAGCGAATGCGCTCCTCTCCATGCGCCGGATCGTGGGGCAGGTTGACGCGAGTACGGCGAGGTATCTGCCTTGATCGATCAGGTCATGATCGAGGACCTGCATCACAAATCATTGGAGAGCCTGGCGAGCGTTCAGCCGGGCCACCAGCCCTTACGTTGCCGCGTGCGTGCGTGGGCAGCGTTAGCTTGACCGGGCCGTCCTAGGACCTCGGCTTTGGGGTCCCCCAAGGCCGGCCCCATGCGCCCGCGGCGGGGATCGACGCCGAGCGAGCGTTGCAAGGGGTGGGTGGCCCGGGTGGGGGGTAAATGTGGCGTCGGCGGGGTCGCCGAGCGGGAGGGCGCCGAATTCAATGGGCGACGTAATGGCGGCCTTAAATCGGCGGGTGGAGCGGCACAACGACGCCACCGCTCGTCCAAGCGACGGAGCGAGACCGCCCGGCGCGGGGTGCACGAGGGCGGCTAGCGCTCTCAACGGGCCGAGCTCGGTAAAAAATTGAGCCGAGCTCGAGCGAGCCTACGCGTTGCACAACGGAGAGAGGAGTCGAACGATCCGAACCTGAACGGCAGTGAGCTGCGGCTCGAGGCGAGTCCGTCACTCGATCCATTCCCTAACTTCTTCTCCCTCCCCTGTACTACTTACATCAGAAGCCTCCAGAACCTTCTAGTCCCTTGTTTCCTGCTTATGCACTTCAGTTcgtttttagataatggaaacaaATCTAGTCTTTTCGTATCGTGCGCACATGTTTATTATTACATTATCTCAGCTCATATCTGAACGTTAAAAGAAAATGAATGCGTACAAATGTACTTCAGTTTGCCGAATCAATATTGCGGGTTCGTGACAGCTCGATGCACAAAGCGATGTTGAAGTTTGCCAACGCAATGCCGGGGCAAAGTGTTGCGTAGTAGTACGTACGAAGTAGGAACAGAAATGCATCAGCAAAACTGTCGATTGGAAGCTGGTAATGTTCTGACCGCGTGAAGTCTGCTTTTGGGAGACGGGTGAATCCCACGGCCATGAGTGATGAACGGACGATGGTTCGGAGCCGACGCAGCACGCTACGACACAGACACAGTACCACATGGTTCGTCGGATCAGCGGCCAGGTACCACTCTACAAGAAGGTCATCCGTCAAGCCAGTGGTACGGCTGGGACGACATGCACGTCTGCTGCATTACCTTGGCTGCCACACCGTTGCTCACTTTGCTTTCGTGCCTAGTTTCCGTGGGCTCGTCATGAAGAGCTTTCGGCAACCAGTGCGGCGTATGCAGCCACACAGAAGAGAGCCCAAGAGACGATCTTCAGAATGGCCACGTTCACCACACACGATTGACGGCAGGCTGTGAAATGCATGTATCAGTGGATCCCGCAAAGAAGGCTTCAGAAGAGCGAGTAAAGAAACAGCATGCTGAGCAGGTGAAGTGATGGCAAGTCGGGTCAGATGACTCGGATCATGTCGGTGCCAATCTTGCTGCACCAACGAAGCTAGAATCAGTGGCTGAAACTCGGCAGGATGAGGCGAAAGGGCACCTGGGCATGTAGTACCGCTTTCTGCTCCAGCAGGCGATGAAGATGCCGGGCGTGCTTGGAATGGAAGTAGAAACAGTTTGGTTGATCCAAGCGCGGAAGGGACTTCTTTTTCTGAACCATGGCGGAAGAGACTTCACAAAGTTCACGTCACAACATGAAACTGGACACTAAAGCATGCTGCTGAGTCGACACGGAACAACATAAAGATATATTATACCACCTCCACCTAGATTCCCTAGATAAGGCGATCAACCACCAGAACAGGAGATTAGATTTTTACCCTCAATGATCAAGAGTTCTAACGCCTATCAGGCAGTTCGTGGCTGCAGCCGACGGCTAGCAAAACAACGGCCGGGCGGCACGGCGTAACCTTGAGCGGAAATGCTACCTACGTGACAGGCCATATGTCCAGCCCATAATTAACATGGATAATTTTCTAGTCAACCTGCTCTCATCACTCAAAGATAACCGACGATAACATCCAGATCAAAGATTGACAGTGTTAGCCTTGTACAACATGGGAAAGACTAGGTACAATGCAGCAAAAAGGTTGCAGCACAACTGCAAACTGCATAGAATGCCACAGGATACTCCTTCCTGGATATCGTGGCGAGCTGAGACTTGGCTAACACGAGCATCTTTCGGATTGAGTTACACCTGAATTACATAGTAATGCAGCTAATCTAATTCTGGTTAATATGGAGGATATGAAGATATTATCCTGTTACTTAGTAGCTCAGATGGTTTTCGCCGGAAATGGCTGCATGACCCTGCACACCACAACCAGAACATGTCTGAGAACCAGATGCAGGAATGCATGAACCATTTTTTTTGGGGGAAACAGTAGCATcattcaataaaaacagagatcCAAACTGTAACATTCGAATTGAGGACATGCTAAGATGCACCTCATAATACGTAGCACAAGGCAacaccagctcaagttaagtgACAGGATACATGAaatgcttagtgcagtaaagcTTTTAGTTTCAATAACAGGATAACAGCCGTATACAACAATAAGGGATACATCAAGATTCAAGAGAAGGCACACTTCAGACAGTAAAATGAATTCCCCATGAATGATAGAAAATAATGTCTTCTATAAACAAGATCACTTAATCATGGAGCTCAGAGGAAGCAACGAATTGGAAACACCGTCGTTCCATCAGAACTACAGAGAGGACTATATACTCGTGCGTGCATAATGATGCAAAAATTCATCAAGCTGCAATGTAACGTGTGCAGAATCCACTCGATCATATTTAGTGTAGAAAAGATGTGGAAGCAGATTACAAGGTCTGGTAGAAAGAACATACAAAGATATGATAGTAACATAATCTGCAGTAGGAAAAGAAGCTAAAATACACattcaagaaaagaaaacagagCAACGTGCACAGATCATTCtgcaaaattataaaatattgtAAATCGAAATACAATTCACATCAAAACCTTGTTCAGAAAGAAGTTCACAGTGAAATTACAAATTAACAGAGAACGTATTTCCTTCTGTTTAACCTGTTTCAGAGGTTATGTAAAAAGGTAAAATGTCTATATAGTCCGCACCACACCTGTCCTAGGGCCAGTTGATATGGAACCCCTACACGTGCAATGATTGTAAACTCCAAAAGTTACCACTGTTTATTTCAGTCCACCATTATTTGAGAGATTTGTTGAAAGGTGGAAATCCAAAATTGATGCAGATAGCCACCACTTAGTAGTcagcttttttctttttgaccgGCAGAACTCCAATAATGATGCAGAACAGTTGATGCAATCAGTGCATTATGCACACTTGAAGGCCACCCACAATTACCAAACAGATTTCTCTCATTCTCATAAATAGTTCATCTTTAATTTAACTATCCATTACACAGTGAGCACAGGTAATATCAGTTTAAGTGGACTCAAAGGATACATGAAATGCTTGGCatggaaaagctttcaaatcaGTAAAAATAACTGATTTTCCACAATCAGTAGTGGTAACACCCTAATACACGAGAGAAGTTTGACGTCAGTAAATAAAGGAGAGGTAAGAGAAATTGGCACATA
It encodes:
- the LOC133901157 gene encoding U-box domain-containing protein 45-like; this encodes MVARCAHADAGGFRLWPIFSAAAMRRKVLEVLTCGGGGGGGGSCRSRTAYRSPQRMPRPRPRSDRLAELLKAEPSECGDDFKAEADAASKKVEALEELKGVVGALQAGSECMSRVEAAMAVRRKAKDDAGAREMLAMLGAIPPLVAMLDEGAGGEDITTAAMYALLNLGIGNDTNKAAIVQAGAVHKMLRIAEGGASGALTEAVVANFLCLSALDANKPVIGASGAVPFLSRAFEGASTEQARHDALRAILNLSIASANAPHLLAAGLAPALVAAVGDASVTDRALAALCNLVAACPEGRRAVSRAPDVVPSLVDVLNWSDEPGCQEKAAYVLMVLAHRSYGDRAAMAEAGATSALLELTLVGTALAQKRASRILEILRTDKGKQVANASGVVATVSAPQERECREETEEGEPADAGMSVEKRAVRQLVQQSLQSNMRRIVRRARLPQDLAPASSESLKALTASSTSKSLPF